Within the Streptomyces sp. NBC_00554 genome, the region CCATGTTCAGGAAGACCAGGAAGGTGACCTTCTTGTCCTTCACGCCCGACAGCTTGGCCGCGGGGAGGTTGCCGCCGATGGCGTAGACGTGGCGGCCGATGACTCCGTTGCGCATGACATAGCCGAAGCCGACCAGGAGCACGCCCAGGATGAGGAGTACGACGGGGGCGCCCTTGTAGCTGGCCAGGAGCATGGTGAAGGTCAGGACGGCCGCGGTGAGCGCTGCCAGCTTCACCGCGAACAGCTTGGCCGGCAGCACCTCGAGCGAGTACTCCGACTGCCGCTTGCGGTCGCGTATCTCCTGGAGGATCACCACGCCGACCAGTGCGAAACCGAGCAGCAGTGTGAGGTTGTGGTAGTTGGTGTCCGGTCCGATCTCGGGCAGGAAGCCGTTGGCGGTCTTCTGCAGGCCCTCCGGGAACGGGCCGAGTGTCTGGCCCTCGAGGAAGACCTCGGTCAGACCGCGGAAGATCAGCATGCCTGCGAGGGTCACGATGAACGACGGCATGCCGGCATAGGCGATCAGGAACCCTTGTGCCGCGCCCGCGGCGGCACCCATGGCCAGGCACAGCAGGACCGCGAGCGGCCAGGGCACATCGTTCCTGACCATCAGTACCGCTGCCACACCGCCGATGAACGCGGTGATCGAGCCGACCGACAGGTCGATGTGGCCCGCGATGATGACGATCATCATGCCGATCGCCAGGATCAGGATGTAGCTGTTCTGCAGCACCAGGTTGGAGACGTTGCGCGGCAGCAGGAGGTCGCCGTCGGTCCACACCGCGAACAGGGCCACGATCACGCCGAGGGCTATCAGCATGCCGTACTGGCGCATGTTGCGGCGCATGCCGTCCAGCAGCAGCCGCAAGAGGCCGTCGGCGGCGGCCGATCCGCTCTTCCCCGGCGGCGCGGGGGCCGGCGTCTTGGCGGTCACATCCGTGCTCATCGCGTTACCTCTTTGTCCTTCGTCATCTGACGCATCAGGGATTCCTGCGAGGCCTCCGCCCGCGAGAACTCACCTGTCAGCCGCCCTGCGGCCATGGTGTAGATGCGGTCGCACATGCCGAGCAGTTCCGGCAGCTCGGAGGAGATGAAAACGACCGCCTTGCCCTCGGCGGCCAGCTTGTCGATGACCGTGTAGATCTCGAACTTGGCGCCCACGTCGATGCCGCGCGTCGGTTCGTCCATGATCAGCACGTCCGGACCCGTGAAGATCCACTTGCTGAGGACGACCTTCTGCTGGTTGCCGCCGGACAGCCTGCCCACCCGCTCGAAGACGTTGGGCGCCTTGATGTTCATGGACTTGCGGAAGCTCTCGGCGACCTTGCGTTCCTCGTGGCCGTCGACGACGCCCCGCTTGGACACCTTGTTCAGCGCGCTGAGCGAGATGTTGCGGCCGACGGTGTCGTCGAGGTTGAGCCCGTAGTGCTTGCGGTCCTCTGTGACGTACGCGATGCCGTGCTTGACCGCCTGGGAGACGGTCTTCGTACGGATCTCCTCGCCGTCCTTGAGGACCGTGCCGCCCGCGTACCGGCCGTACGTCCGCCCGAAGACGCTCATCGCGAGTTCGGTGCGGCCGGCGCCCATGAGGCCCGCGATACCGACGATCTCCCCGCGCCGCACATTTATCGACACATCGTCAACAACCTTGCGCTGCTGGTCGATCGGGTGGTGGACGGTCCAGTTGCGGATCTCCAGGGCCGGTGCCGCGCCCGCCACCGCGTCGTGCGGGGTGCGCTCGGGGAAGCGGTGGTCGAGGTCCCGGCCGATCATCCCGTTGATGATCCGCTCCTCGGTGGTCTCCGCGGCCTTCACATCGAGGGTCTCGATGGTCCGGCCGTCCCGGAGGATCGTCACCGAGTCGGCGACCTTGCGGATCTCGTTGAGCTTGTGCGAGATGATGATGGAGGTGATGCCCTGTTCCTTCAACTCCAGGATCAGGTCGATGAGTTTGCCGCTGTCCTCGTCGTTCAGCGCGGCCGTCGGCTCGTCCAGGACGAGCAGCTTCACCTCCTTCGACAACGCCTTCGCGATCTCCACGAGTTGCTGCTTGCCGACGCCGATGTCGGCCACCCGGGTCTGCGGGTGGTCCTCGAGACCGACCCGGCGCATCAGCCGGGTCGCGTGCTTCAGCGTCTCGTTCCAGCTGATGACGCCACCGCTGGCCTGCTCGTTGCCGAGGAAGATGTTCTCCGCGATGGACATGTACGGCACCAGGGCCAGTTCCTGGTGGATGATCACGATGCCGTGGTGCTCACTGGCCCTGATGTCCTTGAACTCGCAGGCCTCACCCTCGAAGAGGATGTCCCCCTCGTAACTCCCGTGCGGGTGGACGCCGGAGAGGACCTTCATCAAGGTCGACTTGCCGGCGCCGTTCTCCCCGCAGATGGCATGGACCTCGCCCTGACGGACGGTCAGTGTGACGTCCGACAGCGCCTTGACGCCGGGAAAGGTCTTGACGATCGAGCGCATTTCCAGGACGGGTCCCGCCATGGTCGTGCCTTCCAATCCCTAGAGTGCGGCGGTTACTTGAGGTCGCTTTCCTTGATGTAGCCCGAGTCGACGACGACCTTCTGGTAGTTCGCCTTGTCCACGCTCACCGGCACCAGCAGGTACGCGGGGACGACCTTCGAGCCGTTGTCGTAGGTCTTGGTGTCGTTGGTCTCCGGCGTCTTGCCGGTGAGTGCCGCGTCGACCATGTTCGAGGCCACCTTGGCGAGTTCACGGGTGTCCTTGTAGACGGTCATCGACTGCTCGTCCGCGATGATCGACTTCACCGAGGCGACCTCGGCGTCCTGGCCGGTGACGATCGGCAGCGGCTTGCTCGCGGAGCCGTAGTCGTCCGACTTCAGCGAGGAGAGGATGCCGATGGAGATGCCGTCGTACGGCGAGAGCACCGCGTCGACCCGCTCGGTCTTGTAGGCCGCGGTCAGGATGTCGTCCATGCGCTTCTGCGCGGTGCCGCCGTCCCAGCGCAGCGTGGTGACCTGCGTCAGGTTGGTCTGGCCCGACTGGACGACGAGCTGCTTCTTGTCGATGTACGGCTGCAGGACGTTCATCGCGCCCTGGAAGAAGTACTTCGTGTTGTTGTCGTCGTTCGAGCCCGCGAACAGCTCGATGTTGAACGGCCCCTTCTTGCTGCCGTCCGCGAGGCCCAGCTTCTCCAGGATGTAGTTGCCCTGGAGCTCGCCGACCTTCTCGTTGTCGAACGACGCGTAGTAGTCGACGTTCTTCGTGCCGAGGATCAGGCGGTCGTACGAGATCACGGGGATCTTCGCGTCGGCGGCCTGCTGGAGCACGTTGTTCATCGACTTGTTGTCGATGGCCGCGATGATCAGGGCCTTCACGCCCTGCGTGATCAGGTTCTCGATCTGGGAGACCTGCTGGTCCGGGTCGTCCTCGCCGTAGACCAACTGGGTCTTGTAGCCCTTGGACTCCAGGTCCTTGACCACGTTGTTGCCGTCCGCGATCCAGCGCTCGGAGGACTTGGTCGGCATCGCGATGCCGATGGTGCCGCCCTTGGCACTGTCCGCGGTCGCGTCACTGCCACCCTCGCTGTCCTGACCGCAGGCGGTGAGGGTGAGCGCGAGGGAGGCGGCTCCGGCTATGGCGGCGAGTGCTGCTCTGCGGTTTCGCATGATCATCATCCTTGATGTCGTGGGACCAGACTCGGTCTCGCGATGCGGGGACGCTCCGAAGGGCGGTTGCGAGAGAAGACCGAGGAGAGGTGTGTGGGATTGTGTGCGGCTGCGTCGTCTTTTGTGAAGCGGTTGGCCCGGAACGTTATGAGGGCGTTTCGAACCGCTGCAGCGCGCCCGGCAGCCGTGAACCGAGCGGCGCCATGTCGCCGTCCGCTCCGTGCCGCGCGAGCAGGTCCAGGGCGAGCCGGCCGCGCCGCACTCTTTCCCTGGCCGTGTGGAGGGTCAGGTCCCGCAGATGGTGCCCGTACGGGTAGATCCCGGGCGCCTTGGACAGGCCGAACTTCAGATAGATCGGTGCGCCGCGCCGGATCAGCTCGGCGACCTCGTACATCCGCACGTACCCGCCGAGGTCGTCGGGGGCCTCGATGTACATGTCCATGGGGGCGGCGGAAACCCGCCGGATCTCGGTGAGGTGATCGAGCGTCAGATCACTCGGCACGTTGAGGGAGTCCGCGCCGAGATGCTCGTACACGGCGTACGAGGCCGGGTTGACCGGACCAACGAGCGCCGAGAGCTTGAGAGTTGTGTCGGCCGGGATGATCCCGGCCACCCGCGCCCGGTGCAGCGTCCAGAGCACGCCCTCGTCGGCGACGAGCAGGCACTTGACGCCCAACTCCGTTGCCCGGACGGCGTCTTCGACACATCCGGCGACCGCGTCGTGACCGCGGGCACGCAGCCCGCCGCCGCGCGAGTCGGTGCGCACCGAGCCGCCGATGTCCCAGGTGCCGCGCGGCCCGGTGAACAGGCAGAGCTCGATGTCGTGTTCGTCGGTCGCCTCGACCATCTCGGTGATCTCGGAGTCGGTCAGCATCCAGACGCCGCTGCCCTGACTGATCCGGTGGATCGGCACATCGAGCCGCGAGGCCTCCTTGAGGACCACGGCAAGCGCCTCGGGCCCCTCCACGGAGGGAACCTCGGTGCGCCAGCGGCCGCCTCCCGGGAAGGCGTGCGGCGAGGCGTCGGCGGGGGAGAGGGCGGGCGCGCCCAGGCCGAGCGCGGCGAGCGCCTGCTCACCGGGTCGACGGGCTGCCGTTGGCGGGGCGTCGGTCACAAGCTGTCCTTCGCGTTCGATGACTGGTGCGTCCGATATCTCGAACGCGGTTCGTGTCGGTGGGTGTACGCCGGTACGGAGTGGTCAGGCACCCCGTACCGGCGTACTGCTAGGGGCGCCGAAGGACCCGGTTCATGGGCGGAGGACGACCTGGTTCATGGACGCAGAAGGACCTTTCCGACCTTGGGATCGCCGGACCCCACCAGCTCGATGGCCTGTGGGAACTCGGCGAGCGGCAGCTCGTGCGTGACCAGCGGCAACGGGTTCAGCAGTCCGGCGCCGAACACCCGCACCGTGTGCGCCCAGGCATCCGGCGGCGCCCCGAACACGGTGTGCACCTCCAGCTGCCGTACGACGAGATCGGTGGGGTCGAGACCCTCCGCACCCGGCGCCGGGATACCCGTGAGGACCAGGCGTCCGCCGCGCCTGAGCAGGGAGGCGGCGGTGCGCGCGGCGGACGCGGACCCGGCGGTCTCGACGACCACGTCGAAATCGTCGGGCAGTTCCTGGTCCCTGGTACGGAAGTCGGTGGCGCCGAACGTCCTGGACAGCTCCGCGCGGTCGGGGCGGGTGCCGACGACCAGCAGCTCGGCCGGCGAGCCCGCCTTGAGGAACTGCACGGCGAACATCCCGAGCGTCCCCGTGCCCACGACCGCGACCCGCTCGCCGGGAAGGGCGTTCGCCTTGAGCGCGGCGGCCGCGATGCAGGCGGCCGGCTCGAGGAGGGCCGCCGCCGTCAGGTCGGCGTCCTCGGGCAGGACATGGAGAAGACGGGCGGGGAGGGTGAGAGTGGCGGCCATCGCGCCCGGCTGGGTGAAGCCGGTCTCCTCGTACCCCGCGGTGCACAGCGTGGTCTCGCCCGCGTGGCAGCGGTCGCAGACCTGGCAGTTGCGGAAACCCTCGCCGACGACCTTCCGCCCCACGAGAGTCGCGGGCACCCCGGCCCCGACAGCCTCCACCGTCCCGGACCATTCGTGGCCGGGAGTGAGGGGGTAACGGACGTACCCCTCGGGCCTGTTGCCCTGATAGACCTCGCGGTCGCTGCCGCAGATACCTACCGCGTGCACGCGCACGAGGGCCTCGCCGGCCTCCGGCTGCCTGGGCTCGTGACCGGTCAGCCGGTGCTCGCCCGGCGCCTCGATGACGACCGCCGTACTCACTGCGCACCCTTCGGCTTGCGCTGCTCCCAGCCGTCCGCCCACAGGTCGAACCTGGCCTGCTGCTGCGGGAACTCGGCCGCCGCGTCGACGTCCAGCTCGACACCGAGACCGGGCTCGTGGGACAGCTCGAAGTAGCCGTCGACGACCTGCGGGGCGCCCTTCACGACCTTCTTGATGTCCGCGTCCGCGAAGTCGTTGAAGTGCTCGAGGATCTTGAAGTTCGGGGAGGTGAAGCCGACCTGGAGGGAGGCGGCGGTCAGGACCGGGCCGCCGACGTTGTGCGGCGCGACGAGGACGTAGTGGGCCTCGGCGGTGGCGGCCAGCTTCCGCGTCTCCCAGATGCCACCGATATGACCCACGTCGGGCTGGATGATGTCGACGGCCTGGCTCTCGAAGAGCTCGCGGAACTCGATGCGGTCGTGGATGCGCTCACCGGTGGCGACCGGGATGTCCACCTTGGCCGCGACCTTCTCCAGGGCCTTGAGGTTCTCAGGCGGGACCGGCTCCTCGAGCCAGGCGGGCTTGAAGGGCGCGAGCTCGTGGGCGAGGCGGATGGCGGTGGAGGGGGAGAACCGGCCGTGCATCTCCAGCATCAGCTCGGCCTCGGGCCCGATCGCGTCGCGCACGGCCTCGATGAGGGAGACGGCGTACAGGCTCTGCTCGTGGTCGAGCTCGAAGTGCCCGGTTCCGAAGGGGTCGATCTTGAGGGCCTTGTACCCGCGTGCGACGACCTCCTGCGCGGCCTTGTGGTAGGCCTCCGGGGTCCGCTCGGTGGTGTACCAGCCGTTGGCGTACGCCTTGACCTTGTCGGTGACCTTGCCGCCGAGCAGCTGCCAGACGGGAACGCCGAGCGCCTTGCCCTTGATGTCCCAGCAGGCCATCTCGATGACGGCGATACCCGACATCACGATCTCGCCGGCCCGCCCGTAGTCGCCGTACTTCATCCGGCGGACGAGGTCCTCGACAGCGAACGGGTCGGAACCGAGAATGTGGTTGGCCTGCGCCTCCCGCAGATACCCGATCAGCGCGTCGGTGTGGCCCAGCATGCGGGTCTCGCCGACTCCGGTGACACCTTCGTCGGTGTGCACCTGGACGTAGGTCAGGTTCCGCCAGGGTGTCCCGACCACGTGTGTGCTGATTCCCGTGATGCGCACGGCAGTTGCCCCCTGTGCTCTTCGGCTCTGTTCGAAATTTCGTCACACGTTCGAAATGCTGGCGTGACAGTAAGGATTCGGCCCCGGGGGTGTCAATGGGTCGAACACATAACGGTTTCGACGCGATGGGTGCGGGATGGCGGGGAATGGTCGGGGGTGTCCTCAACTCGGCACGCCGGAACGGGTGGTTCACTACACAACTTTCACAGCTGTGACTATGAACGTTACCTGTGGGGAATCTAGTCTTCCGGCGTCATGGACTACTGCCACCCGTGCCGCAGGCACCTCAATGGCGCTCTCGCATGCCCGGGGTGCGGCACACCAGTCGAAAAAGTTCGCGAGCATGCGGACGCGGTCGAGCCGCGCCCGGAGGCGGACGATGTCGAGGACTCGTGCGAGGGCGACGACGTACGTCCCAGCGGGCGTGGACGGCGTCGGGGCGCTGCCGCGGGTGGGGGCAGCCGGCGGGACCGGAAGGCCGCCGCGCACCGGCGGCGGCGGCGCGGGGCGCTGATAGCCGGGGCGGGGCTGCTGCTCGCCGCGGGTGGGCTGAGCCTTGCCGAGCTCGGTATAGAGGGGCCCGGGGCCACTCCGCAGGCCGCCACGGCTGACGAGTCCGCCGACGGGGGTGCCAGTCCGGCCGAGACCGCCGTGCCGATCGACGACACGGAGGGCTCCACCGGCACCTCCGCCTCCGGCTCGCCGTCCGCGTCCGACTCGGCCTCACCGTCCGCCTCCGCGTCGCCCTCCGCCTCCGCGTCGCCCTCGGAGTCCACCTCCACCGGCACGGCCCCGGACGCCACGACCTCGGCCCCGAAACCGTCCCGCCCCGCCGCGACATCCGAGGCCCCGACAACCGACCCGACCTCGGCGGACCCGACCGCGGACCCGTCGCCTTCGGAGACGTGCAGCCAGTTCTTGTGGTGGTGCACGTAGGGGGTTTGTTTCGCCCCCTCCGCCCCTACCCGTCCCGTACCTGGGGGCTGCCGCCCCCAGACCCCCGCAACGCGCTGACGCGCTCGTCCTCAAACGCCGGACGGGCTGACACCGGGCGTAGCCCGGAAGCATGGGACGGGTAGGGGCGGAGGGGGCGAAAAACCACCCCCCAGCCCCCTACGCGGCGAGCATCCGCTGCAACAACCCCCGCAAGGAAACCCGCTCCTCCCGCGACAGCCCCGCCAACGGCTCCCGAGCAAACCGCAGCGACTCCCGCAGCCCCCGGGCAACCAGCCGCCCCTCCTCCGTGCAGGCCGCCAGCTTGACCCGACGATCGGTCGGATCCGGCCGCCGCTCCACCAGCCCCCGCGCCTCCAGCCGATCCACGATCCCGGTGACATTCGACGGCTCGCACTTCAGCTTCTGCGCGAGCCGCCGCATCGGCAGCGGCTCAAGCGACAGCAGGCTCAGCAGTCGCGCCTGCGCCCCCGTGAGCGCATGCTCGGCGGCAGCGTCCTCGTACTCCTCGTGGTACCGCGCCACCACCGTGCCGATGAGGTCGACCACCTCAAGCGTCAGGGGGTCGATTCGGGGTGTCTTCTGCGTGGCCATGCGCTCCAGGCTACCTCGTTACTTGACATCATGAAATATTCAGGAGCATGGTTGTTTCAGGTACTGAAGTATCTGAACCACCAGAACCACTAGAGCCACCCGAACCACCAGAGCCGCAGACAGCAACCCGCAGGAAAGGCACCCCCTCATGACCGAGACCCCCCAGCTCCCCGCCGTCAGCCGCGAATGGCACCTGGTCAGCCGCCCGGTAGGGGTGCCGAAGCCGGAGGACTTCGCCCTGGTCGAGGCCGAGGTCAAGCAGCCGGGTGAGGGTCAGGTACTCGTGCGGAACAAGTACCTCTCCGTGGACCCGTACATGCGCGGCCGCATGAGCGACGCCAAGTCGTACGTCGCCCCCTTCGAGCTGGGCAAGGT harbors:
- the mmsB gene encoding multiple monosaccharide ABC transporter permease, encoding MSTDVTAKTPAPAPPGKSGSAAADGLLRLLLDGMRRNMRQYGMLIALGVIVALFAVWTDGDLLLPRNVSNLVLQNSYILILAIGMMIVIIAGHIDLSVGSITAFIGGVAAVLMVRNDVPWPLAVLLCLAMGAAAGAAQGFLIAYAGMPSFIVTLAGMLIFRGLTEVFLEGQTLGPFPEGLQKTANGFLPEIGPDTNYHNLTLLLGFALVGVVILQEIRDRKRQSEYSLEVLPAKLFAVKLAALTAAVLTFTMLLASYKGAPVVLLILGVLLVGFGYVMRNGVIGRHVYAIGGNLPAAKLSGVKDKKVTFLVFLNMGMLAALAGLVFAARFNAASPKAGLNFELEAIAASFIGGASMSGGVGTVLGAIIGGLVLGVLNNGMNLVGIGTDWQQVIKGLVLLAAVGFDVWNKRKVGS
- the mmsA gene encoding multiple monosaccharide ABC transporter ATP-binding protein gives rise to the protein MAGPVLEMRSIVKTFPGVKALSDVTLTVRQGEVHAICGENGAGKSTLMKVLSGVHPHGSYEGDILFEGEACEFKDIRASEHHGIVIIHQELALVPYMSIAENIFLGNEQASGGVISWNETLKHATRLMRRVGLEDHPQTRVADIGVGKQQLVEIAKALSKEVKLLVLDEPTAALNDEDSGKLIDLILELKEQGITSIIISHKLNEIRKVADSVTILRDGRTIETLDVKAAETTEERIINGMIGRDLDHRFPERTPHDAVAGAAPALEIRNWTVHHPIDQQRKVVDDVSINVRRGEIVGIAGLMGAGRTELAMSVFGRTYGRYAGGTVLKDGEEIRTKTVSQAVKHGIAYVTEDRKHYGLNLDDTVGRNISLSALNKVSKRGVVDGHEERKVAESFRKSMNIKAPNVFERVGRLSGGNQQKVVLSKWIFTGPDVLIMDEPTRGIDVGAKFEIYTVIDKLAAEGKAVVFISSELPELLGMCDRIYTMAAGRLTGEFSRAEASQESLMRQMTKDKEVTR
- the chvE gene encoding multiple monosaccharide ABC transporter substrate-binding protein; this translates as MRNRRAALAAIAGAASLALTLTACGQDSEGGSDATADSAKGGTIGIAMPTKSSERWIADGNNVVKDLESKGYKTQLVYGEDDPDQQVSQIENLITQGVKALIIAAIDNKSMNNVLQQAADAKIPVISYDRLILGTKNVDYYASFDNEKVGELQGNYILEKLGLADGSKKGPFNIELFAGSNDDNNTKYFFQGAMNVLQPYIDKKQLVVQSGQTNLTQVTTLRWDGGTAQKRMDDILTAAYKTERVDAVLSPYDGISIGILSSLKSDDYGSASKPLPIVTGQDAEVASVKSIIADEQSMTVYKDTRELAKVASNMVDAALTGKTPETNDTKTYDNGSKVVPAYLLVPVSVDKANYQKVVVDSGYIKESDLK
- a CDS encoding zinc-binding dehydrogenase, which encodes MSTAVVIEAPGEHRLTGHEPRQPEAGEALVRVHAVGICGSDREVYQGNRPEGYVRYPLTPGHEWSGTVEAVGAGVPATLVGRKVVGEGFRNCQVCDRCHAGETTLCTAGYEETGFTQPGAMAATLTLPARLLHVLPEDADLTAAALLEPAACIAAAALKANALPGERVAVVGTGTLGMFAVQFLKAGSPAELLVVGTRPDRAELSRTFGATDFRTRDQELPDDFDVVVETAGSASAARTAASLLRRGGRLVLTGIPAPGAEGLDPTDLVVRQLEVHTVFGAPPDAWAHTVRVFGAGLLNPLPLVTHELPLAEFPQAIELVGSGDPKVGKVLLRP
- a CDS encoding mandelate racemase/muconate lactonizing enzyme family protein → MRITGISTHVVGTPWRNLTYVQVHTDEGVTGVGETRMLGHTDALIGYLREAQANHILGSDPFAVEDLVRRMKYGDYGRAGEIVMSGIAVIEMACWDIKGKALGVPVWQLLGGKVTDKVKAYANGWYTTERTPEAYHKAAQEVVARGYKALKIDPFGTGHFELDHEQSLYAVSLIEAVRDAIGPEAELMLEMHGRFSPSTAIRLAHELAPFKPAWLEEPVPPENLKALEKVAAKVDIPVATGERIHDRIEFRELFESQAVDIIQPDVGHIGGIWETRKLAATAEAHYVLVAPHNVGGPVLTAASLQVGFTSPNFKILEHFNDFADADIKKVVKGAPQVVDGYFELSHEPGLGVELDVDAAAEFPQQQARFDLWADGWEQRKPKGAQ
- a CDS encoding MarR family winged helix-turn-helix transcriptional regulator, translated to MATQKTPRIDPLTLEVVDLIGTVVARYHEEYEDAAAEHALTGAQARLLSLLSLEPLPMRRLAQKLKCEPSNVTGIVDRLEARGLVERRPDPTDRRVKLAACTEEGRLVARGLRESLRFAREPLAGLSREERVSLRGLLQRMLAA